The genomic DNA CTTCAAACTAATACTATtatagtggatttccttccagACTTGGATGCCCCCAGATGTAGGTGATGTTGTACCAAACTGGATTTACAAATAACTTGTACCATCTATTTTCTACAATTTACTTCAAgtttgttaattgttatttgtgTTGTCAAGATGTCTTGACATTACATTCGACATTCCCAGTGTCTTGACATCATGCTCGGCATCTCTTTCCTGCATGTCAgaatttcaataactaaacattCCTTGCCGTTAAGTCATAAGGCTTCAAATATGGCTCATAAAGCCAAAGATAAAGCCAAAGACACATTGGATATTGCAAAAGACAAAGCAAGCTATGTTTATGATTAAGCTAGGCATAAAATAAGTGACACGGCTTCAGGTAATATTGGTTATAATGAAGCTTATGGAGGGAATGTGAAATATGGGGAATGAGAGGTAAGGCCAATGACTGTTCTCCATTTTTTTCTGGGATTTAAGGATTATATTACAAATAGGTACtctaattatttcatttcactTTATTCAGCTTGTTTTATAATACAGTTTTGATAATAATTTGCCATGGCATAGTAGTGCTTTTCGTGAGGAGATGGTAAAACACAACTAGTAAGTGTTTTTACTTCCTTTAAACCTTCAATGTCAATACTTTAGAGACATTAGAGAGACCAACAAACTAcatgactgaaattttgtttgaatactttagttttaattattttatacgattgatattatatttcaatgtgAATGAtcaatgttaatttttgttattttatttgaataatttaattttttgttaatattatttaGCAATATTtgtatctgatttttttttatatatagttttttttttacatattatgatgttgatattttgacttttgaaagTTGGATAGAAATTTAAGGTTTCATCTTGTCCATTAAATTTAAGTTGGATTATCGTAACCTAAAATTTAATTGAGTAAGTAaaatatatcaagttttttttaaaaggccaAGAAGAGATATACTAAACAAAACAGTCAAAACACAAGAATTGCTAAGATATAAAGGATACAGCAATCACCAAGCAAAAAGCATCAAAATATAATGAGGGCAAATTCTACTGTACACCTAATAAATTTGGATGTATCGGTGcaccaagtcgtaaaattaataataaatgagttatttttttgaagaaaaataattattttctatcattgacaactataataattaaattttatttatcaaaagcttcgacgaaataaaatttaatttttacgaatttttattgctcataatgatgaatattgattattttttatgacaaaatgtaaattttttaatataatccttataaacaatgaaatgatgttttttcctttgaaatgatgttttctaaaatataaatattgacaaatagctttttatttcataaaagtgatcgttaatttataagttttgtaaaacaagagtaccggtacactaaaatttataagtgtaccatagaagttccctaTAATGAGACTATCAAcccaacaaaaatcaaattcaataataaaCAACTTAACATCTAAGCGGTTGAATACTCCATTGataaaaattgttagaaaacACCTTAACTTTCGTTTTAATCCAAGACCAAACCTCaccaaatcaacaaaaggacctTTAAGATTGTCCTgactataaaaaataatttgattacaCTGCTTTCAAATAATCCACATCCAagtatttttcaaattatagaTAAAACATGGATACTACTGATCaataatttaatatgattcatgGAGTCATACTTATCAATAACTAGTAACAACCACATGCAGGATAGAACCAACAACATGCATGACACAACCAACTACATACGAGATACAACCAATATAGTTTTTTAAACGATCCATTATCTCCAATTCTTTGTATATTAAACATGACTGGCATGTCACGTGataatgaatattatatatgttggaAATATAAAACGATTGTAAATTTTGAGTTTTGTTATATTCGAGTATCATGTATCTATtatctataaaataattgatttttttttaaataaccatataaaattttataatgtttccttcccttaattttttaataacgttttattattattattattagcgAAAAGATGGGCATTCATgtgcccgtctttccgctctttttattgcgctaacgtttgaaaattatgagcgatgattatctatttcaatgacaccaacaatataacaaaaaattataatctaaattcaatttttttaacggaccaacaacaatctttattatagaaaaaggtgtttaagagtataactgggataatgaaaaagtaagtataaatacactcatctaatttgttacactttttaaatgataaaggaaaaaaccaaatatatatatatatatatatatatatatatatatatatatatatattcatatcgtgtttgttacatttgttttaatatttaaatttattcttatttgtttgttacatgtgttatttggattgaaaattgagggtatttttggaagaaaaaatacaaCCCAAAAGTGTTGAAAGggatagttttctttatatatagtatagattttaAAGATATAATTGGAAGCGAAAAACACCCTAAAACCATGTACCTTAATGTATACTAGCGCATAAACATGTACTAACTTGTCCATCTATCCTCTTTTCCGTTGCAAATAATTATGCatagaaatagaagaaaaaaataagtttttcggATACTATGAGAAAAATCTTTGAACTCAAACATATATactaaaacacaaaaaacatttattgactGATTAAAGAGtgataaatgataataaacATTCAGAGTATACAAACTCATCAGAAGTTCGAACAGATAAGACGTGAATGGTGGTTACGACAAGGTGATTCTCTCACACACAAAGAGAAGATCACACATGAACAAGAAATGAGACTCACAAAGGTGGTTCTCCGACGAGCCAGCAACAGACGGGGAGAAACCGGTCAGGTTCCTCGACCCTGCGTTGAGTCACATTGCTCTTGCTCTTCAATTGTCGAGACGGTGATCGCGGTGGCGGTGTTGGTGAATGGTGGTAGTGGTAGTGAGTTCCTGGTCTTGGACGAAGCCGACGACGCGGGGTTCTTGCTTTTTAGTTATGTGTGTTCtcacataattttgtttttatttggattgatgcaaaacaaatctaaaatgatttgtttattttaaaatttacagttaaaaaaaatatgatacaatatacCTCGAACCCAAGGAAACTAAGGGTTTGTTTGGTTCAAGAATTAGGAGGGGGGAGggagaaattttaaaatttaaaattattttactgttttacccttgaacttaattaaataaggtTAATAAAGTAACGAAACAACAACGATGTAATCGATAACAACACAATGTAGACGATGAAATATTGGATTAGTAATAGGGTTGTTAGTAGTAATAAAAGGTGTTACATGAAAAAGTTGTTAATAACCCCTTTCGGCTCTTTTTGGccgtctttttttctttcaaaaaatgcactcaattttcaatacaaataacacatgtaacaaatagataaaaataaggggggtattggattgagattttaaaagactattttggtAGAAAAAGtctttgagattttaaaagactttttaggattgtattgattctatgagattttaaaagatttttttaaaagactttttacaatcaagatttataacacaaattttaatggatttataAAACAGATTTGAATGGATTTCAATAGACTTTATGGATTTTTAGGATTTCAAATGATTCAATGACTTTTTACCAACGAAATGATTATTGcttttccgtaaaaaaaaagtgattattgtgTAAAAAATTAATAGCAAAGTGATTTGTTTTTACATTGTGTTAAAGAAGGATAATTCGATCTACATTTTGTTTGCCCAGCGACTCATTGACATCACGCAACCCCTATTTATATCATCCACCAGGAGGAGTAACAACTCATGATTATCCGTGGACCAAACGACATAACTATCTTTGTTTTTACCTTTTTACCCTTTTCATGAGATTGACTactaataattaaatcaaaattttttttataacagtaaaatcaaaatttattccttaaaaaaaatgtattgataCAAATAGAATAAACATTAGTAACGTgatcatgaattaaaaaaaaataatgtgttcAAGGACGACAACTACTTCGtcaagaaataaaaatggagTGAACCACAAAAGATTAAAAtctggaaaaaagaaaaacaaaacatgacATAATGACactcgaagaaaaaaaaaaaagtgaaagagGATGTCAACCCTGGGTGAAGTGGgagtaaaaaaaatctcaaaaaatctCAAGTCTTTATATGAGAttgttagttttaaaattttcaactaaaatgtCTCACAATATCCATTATAGTAAGGAATCCATTGAAATCTATACATTTTTGAATACCAACAGATAATTTTTAAGTTCGagaaaaatcttgattgaataccaccaGACTTATTTCTAATCTgttaaaatcttgattgaatacctcaagatttttttataacttaaaaGTCTTCTAAAATCTATCAAAATCCCAATTGAATACACCTACTAAATTTAAACATTCAAGAAGCTGCTTTTCAATACAGATAACAATAAGACACATGTAACAAATTGATAAAAGCTTACTTGGTTGGTCTCTTTGAGGACACAAATCCGTGCGCAATTCATGCTAAGAGAGTTACTATCATGCCTAAGGACATTCAACTTGCAAGAAGAATCAGAGGCGAGAGGGCTtagtttcaatttcaattcccAATTTTTCAATTTCGTAACCCTAGAATTAGATGACTGGTCGTAGTTTTAGCAAGTGTCAATCTTAAACCAtttagttatattttatttatacttaATCTGATTTCCTTTGTTGTGTAATTGTGTTTTCTTGTCGCTACCAATATATTGGCTAAATCaaaagtttaattaatatttatatcatGAATCATCAAGACTTGAGTATGAATGTTTTCTTGcccaattttaaaatcaatgttAGATTGAAAAATCAGAATGTGGTGTACAAGTGATTAATTATATATGCAAAATGTTTAAGTTTTATGCTGAATGTACTAATTGTGGTTGTGCTTAACAAGATTGGGGCAATTGGGCAAATGCCCTGCTTTGGTACACAAGTATTGTGGCATGTTGCACATTACTTGTAAGTAGTAAATGGAAAAAGATGGAACCCTCTTTATTGGAACAACTTGAAGTGCTAATGAGACACCAGGGCAAGCTCTTCTTCCAGTTCCAAATGGTATAAATTGGAAATTTTGTCCCCTCACATCTAACTTATTCACTTCACTCATAAAACCTCTCGGCCTAAACTCAAGTGGATTCTCCCACAGTTTTGAGTCCCTATCCATTGTtcacaaattaacaaataaaataaactttccTGAAATCTCAAAACCACTAACATTACAATTCTTGGATGATTCTCTCACCAATAATGGTAGTGTAGGGTGTAGTTTAATTTGGTGTTTCTCTGAGTATAGCCTGCAAATATGTAAGATTGGGAAGATCAGACCCTTGTATTAATCTACTTTTTCTTGTTAGTGAATCAATCTCGTCTTGCTTTTTTCATCACAAGTAAGTTGTTTACTTGTTTATTAACTCAGCTAGCGCCCATTCAATTGTTGTAGAATTGATGTGTCTGTTCCTGCTAAAAAGATGTCCTGCATAAATCGAagtctaaaattaaaaatcgTATAGGTAATTTTGCAAAATGGTCTCTAACATTTACATCAACGAAGTAGTGCATGGCACCTATGTGTCCATTGACAGGCGTGCCAATGAGGCGCATAATGATAATATCAGCCACTAGCAAGTTGAAATCTATTAATCGACAGAAACTGACAAAGGAACTGACTTGATTAACGTTCTATAATGCGAAGGAGCTAACTGAATTGAAACAAAGTGACCAAAGTCAGAGattattttatgtatttacTCTGTAGATACTATAATTCTTATATCTAAACACTAACCAGCACTTTTGAAGTGCATGAACTTTTGAAAAGAATCCATAGTAGTAAGTAGTGGATGTTTTTTCTGCTCCTCAATAACTCAGGTATACATGCATGTAGATCAAAATAAAGTAGGAAGGGAATGGAAGTTAGAAAAAATGCTTACAAAGATGAAATACTTGACATTCTCTCTGGTTAATTTTATCTAGTGCTCTCATCCTATAGTATTTCCAACCAAAATATCAAGCAGATCCCTAACACAAGCACCTTCACCACTTTCCTTCCTTATTCCTCCTTTCCTCTTGATGCTCCCTTATCACCCTCTCCATCATTGTGTCAATTCTGTTCTGAGTCCCTTAAAGCCTTTTGGTAATTCCCTGCATATACAAATTCTTACGACACTTATACTCTAACAAATCAAACTTCCCTGCAATTCTGAATAATCTTTGAACTAACTTCCCAATATCTTCAACATCACCATCATTTTCACAACAAGTTTTACTCATTGTCATCCTTGTTATGATTCTATTGGTGTGAATCAAGAGCTCGCCACCAATATCGACAGCCTCCCCAACTTCAGTCTTCTTCTGAAAAATCAGAAACCTCGCAGTCTCTTGCTGCCTCAAGGAACAGAATTGATCAAGAGTTCTTCCACCAAGAAGCTCTgacatgcatattttttttcatgaacTTCCAATAGTCACTGTATGGTGCAAACAGAAAACCCAGTGATCCATATGATAAGTAGTGAATtgcataattaattaatttattagagAAGAAAGTTTCATGAGTTTTCAGAAACTGGCTATTTCTGGACTGGAAATTACTACACAAGGCACAAAGCCTAGGAAGTTTCATCATGGGTTCATATTGAATTGAAACCTTGTGAAAACTTTGGTGAGGTGAAAGTGTCCAAAGATAGGTAAGGCAAGAGGGCTAGGTGGAGGACTAAGACAATTCTTGTTCTTCTTTCTAGTAAATATGATTCGAATTGCACTGGTGGATAAtagcaaaacaaataaaagttgGATATAGTTTTGCATAAATTCAGCCATACTTGAAatatttggaagaaaaatatGATGGTTTAGGTggcttgaaagttgaaacataAACTTAGGGGGGTAACACATGAAAATCATATTTGTGTGTACATAAATACTTACGACACtacttatatatatgatttgataGCTGATGTGGCTGTTGTTTGTACCTGTTCACGTATGTAAACACAAGTTAAATTTCAACAGGTGAGCTGCTCGGTGAAATGTCCTAGGTGGAATTCCAAGAGCACTTTGAATAAGACTTAGATGAAAAATACACAGTTCAAGATAATGAATTTTGATCCCCCTCTTGCTCTAGTTGTCTCCTTATAGGTCCCACTTTCTTGACCTGATGGACCTTTCTTTGGATGTCCATGCCCATTAACCCTGAGGTCCTCATCTGCACCAGGCGCGTAGAGCTGATCAAGTTTCCTTGCATTGCTCGTCCGTAAAAGGCGCATGGAGTCAAGGGTACACAACTCACGTCACTTGTTCGTGCAGGACGTGTGGCACGTTATGAGATGCCCTCAAGAGGAGGACCACAATGTTTGCTTGGACAACGACTTGAGAGAGAGCTAGTGATGTTGATGGTAGAGCTCACGTGATCTGGACGATCAAACTGAGCTAAGCAGATGGAGCTCACATGATCTGAACGATCAAGCTGAGCTAAGCAGATGGAGCTCACGTGACCTGAACGATCAAGTTGAGCTGTACATGTTGAATAGTCAATGTATAGGAGAGTCCACGTGATATGGTCCTCCATACCAGTCAAGTACCTACCTATATGACaatatcaaattacaataagttgtttttgcttCCCTCGTTATCAGCAGGTCAAGCTCAAACTATAGAATGTTAGATTTAATATTTGCTTATCAaacttgatattttttcttttctcttccatatttttgtgttaatgAAGGTGAAATTAGAATGGGTTTACTTAACTTGGCAAAACAttgtaacccaaaaaaaaatcttggcaAAACAttgtaacccaaaaaaaaaacttggcaAAACATACCACCGAGTGGGAGAGTCAATCCCCACAAAACATTTATTGAGACATAGTTTTAAATCATTGAAAAGATAATTAGGTTCCATGACGGCTCTAAGAGGTCGAAGCCACAGGCAAACCTCAGCCAAAAACTCTATTATGGTTACGTGATTTTAAATTGTAGCTGTGGTCGTTGATGTCTTTGTGATTGTGATTGTTGGGGCGTATATTCATTCATTcgaattcattaaaaataaaaaaacataaatctaTGGACGAACACATAACATTCATGTTGATAATATAAAACggcaaaatacaaaaacttaaCTATATAACTACATTCATcatctttaaaaagaaaagactatattcatcatattaataggataaaatattttcttatttacacGGATcatatcaaaatacatatatttattataattctttacacttacttttttatttatgatgttatttTCCTAAGACTTTGcatacaaattaattttatctaaGAACTTTAACTTAGTAATCTTTTTACATGTCAATGAAATTTAACTTAATTAGTATATTTCGTAGTAGTGGTATATAAtgatttaaaaaacatttagtGTACCCAAAGAAAACATTCTAGAAATTGTAGAAGGACTTAGGCACATAGCCCAATATAGCCAAAAATAATTAGACAGGCCAATGAAATTTCCTTTTCTACATAATcgccctttttcttttttacaaaacacaatcacccaattttaatttttttaaaagacaatcACCCAATTTAAAATGCGCCATTTTAACGAAAGTATTAAAATATTAgtgtattttatttgaaaatacacTGGATGTCCCACTTTCAATAGTATATTTTGACAGATATGATCGTAGATTGAGAGATCATCTTTCTCCCAAATTTATTAGGATGATTTATCAACCCGCTCTcttgtaaaatatgtcaaaatacATTACTTCATAAAGGATTCTATGAattgactttttattttcaagaagATTTACGAGGTGTTTAGATCATTAACACACCGAGTCTCAAATCAGATTTATCGTGGCTATCTTCTTTGATCCCCAGTTTCAATCCAAACCCAATTAAAAATGCTATTGCACTGTATTAGATAAGGATGTATAATCTTCCTCAAGAATATTGaaggaaatattattttaacGATTTCAAATCCATTGTCCATCTTGTGTTCCTATTGATGTTAATCTTGCACAAACTCTTTATTATCACATATTTGTTCAACGAAAAAGGATATGCATTATTTGTCACAATTGTGTTCCTAAATCATTGTCCATCTTGTGTTCCTAAATCATTCTCCCTATTAACTCTTCATCATTTAAATTCTAAAAAGATAAagattattttactaaaaagtAGCGTAGAATTCATTCAAGAACGTGGGAAGTGAAACCTCTGTTTAGaagatccaaaaataaaatcccaATAGGTAGCTATTAGATCGTaactaaaattatcaaaatgacTTATTTTGTGAAAATTATCACATTTTGAGAGCATGCATGTGTTTGGCGAAGGTATCCTTCTTCTCCCATGTTTGGGCTACCCCTAACACGCATACTactcttatttttcttctttattctctTGCTATGTTAATGTAGCTAAGCTTAGGGATTTCGAATCCCTTCTCATCAACATTGACACAATATCCAGACCCATTCACAAACATGTTTACACCGACAGTGCTTGTAGCTAATTGATTGAAGAATGATTTCTCTCCAATTGGTTCAACAACTCTTAATGGTGACCAGCCAGCCAGGTATGAATTTTTCATCACTACTTTCTGGGCTTCTTAACGCgtataaaaaaaacttgaatttcCAAACTTGGCGAGCAAGcaataacattaattaaatagagggccaaaaaggaaacaaaataattctaattttatttatagaattagggtttgtgttgAGCTACAATCGTTTACAGTTTAACCCTAAAGCAACAAACCTAAGCAGCGAATCCACATTCTCAACGCAGCCGCAGTCGGAAGTTAGGGGTGAGAAactctgatttttcttttattttttatttttccgaTTTCCCTTCCACTCTCCGGTAGCGCCTGCAAGCGTGCGATTCAGACGCAATTTAGGGCGCCATAGGAGAGAAAGGGAAGGGCTTTACGAAGCACTGACACGTCCACACCgatagtaatttaaaaaaaatgacaatataaTCGCATGTGTTTGCATTGTGTTAGTGTCGGATACTGATGTGTCGAACCCTCATCCGATCATAAGTGTCTGTGTTTTAGAGTTGGGGCTTTTTGGGGAGGGTAAGGGAATGAATAGGAATTTCTTAACTTGTTTaggtaaaaaatttaaaggaaaagAGATGAGGGACAACATTCTTATTggtactaatatatatatatatatatatatatatatatatatatatatatatatatattaattttttatgagaaagaTTAGAATTATTTGGATAGATTAATAAAGCCCTTTCAATACCTTGATCCAATTCCTTTTTTGGCTACCCCATGTAGGAAAGTTTTAGTTTGGCCGAGAAAAATAGTTCGCCAGGGGAAGATGGAACTATTATGCTTCTGCTTTAATTTCGGCCCTAAAACTTGTGATTATATGTTTGGAGGTGAatttgatatttgtataatttatgaTGTTGGTTGCagaagagattgaatttttggGTTGCTCTAGATGGGTGCTACTCGGCAGAAATGGTCATCGGAAGAGGAAGTGGCACTCAAAGCTGGAGTTGTCAAACATGGGGTGGGGAAATGGAGCAAAATACTCAAGGATCCTGAGTTTAACCATGTGTTGTATATCCGCTCAAATATTGATCTCAAGGTTTGCTTATGATGTTGGTTGTTGTgcttatttgtttatttattccaTCAAATGTTGGACCATCAAATGTGAATCTCAAGGTTTGGTTATGTTGGTTGGATAGGATAAATGGAGAAATATGAGCCTGAAGGCAAATGGATCATCCTCCGGGGACAACTCTCAGCTAGCAATCAAAAGGGTGCGTCATCAGGCACCAGAACAGCGTGACAACTCCATGGCTGTAAATCTTGTTACTACTATTGATGATGAAATTCTTGATGTTCAGCCTCTTCAAGTTAAAACAGATATGCTGGAAATTAAGGGTCCGGAAAGGTCTATCAAAAGGTTGGCcccatattttttgttttgtttagtatGGTAATTTATTtaatggaaaatgctaacaagttcCCAAAGGCATTtgttaagaagttcaaaatgaaaaatttatcttgggaattgtgtattcaacatattgaaacattaaaaagaatttttttctaCATAAATTTATCAACTCTTTTTTGAATCCTTAACTTAGCATGACCCTTATTTAATTGCATCTTATAGAGATTGAATTTTAACAAACTACTATGTTCTGCGATGCAcgatttaatacaaaatattgaCCGTGATATCCCTATTAGTTTATTTGGTCGAAATGCGGGAAAGCTCCGTTTGGTGGAATCGAGTTTTGTGAATTATCCCTGGAAGTGGAAGATAATTTTGAGATCTTCAAATGATATTCGGGGTTCATTGTGACTACTGTCACTTCAGCCATTACACAAGACGAGACTTTACAACCGTGGAGCAGCTTTTTGCAAAAAGATGAGGGAGAAACTCAGCAATAGACTATAGCAGCACTTTATCACTGTAGTGTAGCAGAATATGAACAAACTTAATATTTTCCGTGATCTTTGATTGGCAACACTCGCATCTATGAACCTTGTTTGCAGAATAGgacatatataatttaattgtgCTACCGGCGATTGTCTTTCAATTAGGAATTCTTTTTAATTACCATGCGTGTTACGATCATCCAGTTTCCTTGCTAGTATACTTGCCTAATTTCATTCTCTTGTTTTGCTAGCATCGTGTAGAGGattcttttatttgaaattttgtttatatacgTTCCTCTTTTTGACAGTGTATGCTTAACCATGTTTACATTATACAGATTGGACAACCTTATAATGGAAGCAATATCTAGCTTGAATGAGGTCGATGGTTCTAATAAAACAACTATTGCTTCTTTCATTAAGGTATAATTATGATTTCTAAGCCCAACTTTTATTTGTTCtgcatttaatttattaaattcgGTGTCAtgctattattttaattatgattGAAGATGTTGAACTACGTAAATATCACATAAAATCATTGTTCTATCTAAACAGTATTTTAGAATTTCTTAGGAAATCTCTCTTCCATATTCCATGAtgttatttgtttgattttgattaggaGTTGATATTAGTACAAAAATTGGTTAGTACTACATCTGCAAGTGAACCTTGGCACATTGGTAAGGTGACTACCTTGTGATATGGAGGTCATAGGCTGAACTCCTTGTAACAGCCTCTCCACTTGTGGGTGTAAGGCTG from Medicago truncatula cultivar Jemalong A17 chromosome 8, MtrunA17r5.0-ANR, whole genome shotgun sequence includes the following:
- the LOC11440962 gene encoding telomere repeat-binding factor 1, producing the protein MGATRQKWSSEEEVALKAGVVKHGVGKWSKILKDPEFNHVLYIRSNIDLKDKWRNMSLKANGSSSGDNSQLAIKRVRHQAPEQRDNSMAVNLVTTIDDEILDVQPLQVKTDMLEIKGPERSIKRLDNLIMEAISSLNEVDGSNKTTIASFIKNQYCAPADFKNKLSAKLVDLVSSGKLIKVKHRYMIAPTQAYSDRGGYPPMLLLEGRQKASIKSDRDGGNIPTKSDIDYQKRKAEIDLELEKLKSMSLQEVIACAAQAVAEAEAAMAEAEEATKEAEAAEAEADAAAAIAKAAEKSLR